The following is a genomic window from Oncorhynchus kisutch isolate 150728-3 linkage group LG6, Okis_V2, whole genome shotgun sequence.
GGCGATAAATATACCCCAAAAATAACATATCTGCATGAACAGTTGcttattatatattatttttttaaactattaaTCTACCTTATTTAAAGAAGTTAACATATCAAAGACTGTACAGATTAGGCAAGGTAAGTGAGATGTAagtgaggagaggggtgtggtGTTGCAAATGAGTGTGTACTTTAGAGTACACAGAGGAAGTAGGGAGGAGTACTAAACTTGGCTGTGGTAAACCGTGAAATTAGCACCAGCAGGAAACACCTTGGGTAGACTTGTGCTAGATGGTCATGTCATATGACCATGGATGGACTCACAGACTGTTTGTGCCCAAGGGTGGGGAAACATCAAGAGAGGATGGCGGatcaacaaaagacaatgaaaTATGTGAAAAAGTAAGTATTATTCCTTTGGATATTATTAGCCTTATGTCTTATCAGTATTATTATACTATATGGTAGTCCAAATGGCATTATTGAACGTAAAGGAACTTTTTTTAAACGTGATTGTTATTCTTGAAAACAATTCATCAGTGTTTtggaaattgagaaaaactgGAAATAAGATTCGTAAAATGTAATGTGTGACCTCAAATCTTTTTAGAAGGAAGGAGGGTTTTTCTTGACCAGTGCCTTACAACAGAAACTCCCAGTTCAGCTGAAGAGATTTTATGAAGTGCCAATTTTGTATTATTGTTTTTCTGAGTCACGAACGCTGTGCGTTTGTTAGATTGAAGTATACAAGTCAGTGTTATATTTCTTTTTATATGATAAATATATAACTTATGCATTTATACACTACGAGTTGATCTCAGCCAGCCAAAGACACATACAACGTTTTTAAATTAGATATAGTGACAAAAAAAGTAATTGAAATGGACCAAAGCGGGCagtaaacaaaaacatttaaaaaaaactattgtcGCCTTTGAACTTTAATCTCTGTAAACAGTTTACAACATAAACTATATATACTAATCTAAAACGGATTGTGTTGGCCAGGCAAGGCATTTCAGACCTGTTCAGTATTATTTCATGGGATGCAGGCTTGGGTAGGACACCTATAAACTGGCAGCCTTGTAAGCTGAGAAACAGGACTGAGATACTGAGATTGTTGACTAAAGGGACGATAAAAATCATATACTTTGATAGATTTTCTACAGTGTAATTTCTAATAAAGTATTTTCAACCAAAGTGCTGTCCTCTCTTGTCTTGGAAGGTCAAAgattgtgtgttattgtgctcTGTCTGCATACAGTAAAGAGAAGTTGCTCCCATTGTTTTGACCCAAAACGTTCAGTGTGTGCCAACAACCAAACGACAGACCTCGGGTTCGATTCAATCTGTTTCGCTGAAGCATTGCAGATTGCacaatagaaatgtaaaggtaatttccgattgagctgaCAAATGCAGCGTTtgccgtgaatgcagtctccattGCCTTTAAAATTCAATCACGCTGTAACTTGGAACTTTTGCGATACGGATTGAGTAGAGCCCTTAATTGGCGCGACCCTAGGAGATGAGGAGTAGAGCAGTGTGGGATGGGGGTAATGGGAAGGGGGATAAAAACATCCCTTCAATCTCATAATGGCATATGAAACATCTCTTCTTCAAAGTCAATGGTTTATTCATAGACAGAAAAAACACAGCTCTTAAGCGCTACACACTAAAAAACATTTGTTCTATCCCCATCTGCTCTTAGTGTGAAATTTGTATAATATATTAAAATATCCAACTTGAGTGATACAAAGAAACAACATCTTGAATCTTCTTTCCTGGAATCCTATGTACAGGTTAAATATTTCTAGTACAGCAATAGTTGCTGCTACAGTTCCACTCAAACAATGGCACCTGAGACCCATTCCTTGTTTTGCCTGTATGTCCATATTCTCCTATTATATGGCTTGTGGATCCAAACGATGTGCTAGTTATATACTGCACCTGAATTTACTCTGTCCAGATACATACTGATCATGTTGAACATGAGTTTATTTGCCTAAAAGTGTCATCATTCACTCATGCATATTGTGTTTAGCAGTTATATGAAATAAAAACAGATATATTTCCGTAATGCGTGTTTACAAATTGTTTCCAGACAGTAACTGTGGGTCATGTTTATTACCAGTGTCCAACATGTTTGAGGGACCTCTTATTCCTTCTTGTACTCCTCTAGTTTCAGCTTATCTTTGTTGTTGCTGGGGAGTGTAGGGTCGCTGCTTACCTGCACCTTGTCAAAGAAGTTAAAGTCGGCCACGTACTGGCCACCAGGGGTGCTGAAGAGCACAGGCTTGAACTTGTAGTCCCACAGGATCTCCTGGGGAACGTATGAGGTGCGGCTCTGACAAGTGGCTGCCGTGGACTCCATGGTGGCATTAAGGGTGACCAGCAGCTCAAAGTCACGTGTCCGCAACCTCTCGGCAGTCAGCCCCGCCAGGGGGCTACTCTCATCCAGCACGTGGTAGAATGTGAGGGGCAGGATTAGGAAGGGGCACTCCCCGCACGAGTCTATGTAGAAGTCCACAGCCGTCTGGCGGATCAGAGTCTTCTCGCCCTCCTCAGTCACATTGGGTGAGAGCAGCTTGCCCATCAGCTGGCACTGGATCAGCAGGCTCTTCCTCAAGTTGGCCACACGCACCATCAGACATAGTTTACCATTGTGGCGGCAGATCACTGCCAACTGGCTGAACTTGATGGTCTCGGCCCGCTTTTTGGGTCGCGCCAGCTTGGCCAGAAAGGCCCCGGTTACAAAGATCTCAGCCAGGCCCGTGGTGACCAGCTGGACCAGCAGGACGAAGATGGCCAGCGGACACTCGTCGGTGATGTAGCGGAAGCCGTAGCCAATGGTGGTCTGCGACTCCAGGGAAAAGAGGAAGGCACCGGTTAGGGTCGCGACGTTCATGACACAGGGCGTGTGGTTGGACAGCAACTCACCCTCGAAGTCACCGTTGCCCATGCCAATAAAGTAGAAGATGACGCCAAAGAGGAACCAGGTCATTAtgaaagtggaggagaagagggtgagcTTATAGCGCCACTTCATGTCCACCACCGTGGTCCAGATGTCGTGGAGGTAGATCTTCACCATGCCCTCCACGTTGTCAATGCGCACTTGGTTGTGTCCAGTCTTGGAGACGATCCTCCGTTGGACATCTGCCTTCTTGGTGGTCATCTTGGTCTTAAATGTGTTCTCTGTAGTTTCCACTTTGTTGTCACCCTATTTGCATTGCAAGCAGTGGGACTGAAAAAGAAGAAGCAATGTTAGTCAATGGCAACAAACTAGGACACAGTAGGTAACACAGTTCAGGAATAGTTCAAGCATTAAATGAGCCCTTTGGACAAATGTCAGTTACAAAAACATTCTCACTAGAGCTACTGTGGCTGATTGGTTTCATCCAGAAATTAGGCAATTGATAAGATATTTCCACACACCTAATTTCACAACACATATATTTAACCTGTTAGATACTGTATGTCCTCCCTCTGATGTTCAAATGTGTACAGTATATCACTGACCCAAAAACATTTCCTCTAAGTAATGTCTAAATATTATGTTATATGTATTCCCCACTGAAACACACTATTTTTACATTTAAACAAGGTTTCTTTTAGAATATATGACATCTTTGTAAATCTAGATTCTTAATTTTGCCAGTTGACACGGCAACTAGAAAAATAGAGCTCCTCATGACAGAAAGCTCAGGATTATTATTTCTATGGTTAATAAGAAATTATAGAAAGTTGTAAATTAACTCAGTAGCATGCAGTAACACTTTCTGTAGAACGTCTTACAAAGTTCCTAACTTCTCTAAGTTACTTTTAAAATGCAAGGAAGTTGTATAATACTTACGATCAGTGTTGATGCCTTCTCAGGTGTGTCTTCATTTGCTCTCAGTAGTTATAATCTGCAATGTGAACCTGCTGTAAAAAACCCTTCTTGAGAGTTCCACAATGTCCTCTCCTCTTTGTCCTCTTTGGCACAATGATATTTAGGACAGTTTGTGAGAacaaaaaggagagagaaggaaaaaagcTTATTCAATGAGTTCTTGGCTACCTGTAGGTAAGCTTTTATTTCAAGTGTGGGACAAACTCCACCTATCTACCCCACCCTACCAGGGGCAGGTATGCAACAAGTGCTCCCTTTCACACGTTTAAAAAATTCTCTGAACTCATAGTTTGTTTTGTAGTTCCATGCATGATTGTTGTTTCTTTATACACACACCCTGATTTACTATCTCCAAGGCTTAATAATGTACTGACAGATATTCTAAATCCTTGACCAGAACAGAAAATGAAATGACCCTGATCTCAGCCTTTTTTATTTGACTATGGTATTGTATTAAAGGGAAGATATGATGCAGTTGAAAGCTAAAGACAAATGGAAAAGTTGGGTTCAATATAATGACATGGCAAGTCAAATCACACCGTATGTAAAATCACCACATCGAAAATGCAACAATTGTTTTTCAAAgcgcatgtactgtatgtagtagGGAACTGGAAAGTGGGGTCCCATGACCCATATCTAGCCAATAAGGAATCTGTATAATTGGTAAACACAAGAAGTCTCTCTCCAGATTTAATGCAATTCTCTGTGTAACCATTGCGCTGTGACCTTGGATTACATTACAAGAGGTGCAGATAATAGCTCCTTGGGTTATTCATTAACTGATCTGAGGGCTGGTGCTAACaatatacactcagtgtactgctctttccatgacatgggctgaccaggtgaatcgagCTGAAAGCTATGacaccttattgatgtcacttgttaaatataCTTCAATCAATGTAAATGAAGGTGAGGAGACGGATTTTTTAAATacggatttttaagccttgagacatggattgtgtatgtgttccattgtgagggtgaatgggcaagacaaaatatttaagtgcctttaaatggAGTATGATAGAAGGTGCTAGGCATATCGGTTTGTTTTAAGaaatgcaacgctgctgggtttttcacgctcaacagtttcctgtgtttatcaacaatttgtaattgtatttattatggataaataaatgtattatgccaaggcagcagctactcttcctgtggtccagcaaaattaaggcaattATACAATTTTAATATCATTAAAATACATtaacaacagatttcacaacacattaagtgtgtgccctcaggcccctactctactaccatgtatctacaacacaaaatccatgtgtacgtgtgtgtagtgCATATTTTAtcgtgtgtctgtgcctatgtttgtgttgcttcactgTCCCCGCTGTTCCGTAAGTTGAAtttttgtatctgttttttaaatctaattttactgcttgcatgagttacttgatgtggaatagagttccatg
Proteins encoded in this region:
- the LOC109892144 gene encoding ATP-sensitive inward rectifier potassium channel 15-like, translated to MTTKKADVQRRIVSKTGHNQVRIDNVEGMVKIYLHDIWTTVVDMKWRYKLTLFSSTFIMTWFLFGVIFYFIGMGNGDFEGELLSNHTPCVMNVATLTGAFLFSLESQTTIGYGFRYITDECPLAIFVLLVQLVTTGLAEIFVTGAFLAKLARPKKRAETIKFSQLAVICRHNGKLCLMVRVANLRKSLLIQCQLMGKLLSPNVTEEGEKTLIRQTAVDFYIDSCGECPFLILPLTFYHVLDESSPLAGLTAERLRTRDFELLVTLNATMESTAATCQSRTSYVPQEILWDYKFKPVLFSTPGGQYVADFNFFDKVQVSSDPTLPSNNKDKLKLEEYKKE